DNA sequence from the Coffea eugenioides isolate CCC68of chromosome 9, Ceug_1.0, whole genome shotgun sequence genome:
tacactctcacctggatcaatcaacattcaacatctcaagtacaaagatcaaagccatgtaatagcacataagtgagtagtacactcaccaagctagcacaatgtggtttcaaacactttagtcaaaagaacgttgtgcaccactgtcacgccctaaaaacatgcaaacaaatacaatgaaactcgataacgagtcataaaccaaggccaaacatgaccccaataaggttccataaacatttacaaacaatagaggaaaccagaaattaagaaagggctttaactaaggccttgatatgaaaaccgaatttgacctcataatgcggtaatggcacaactctcactacaattatcggatgggggtgtaagacccaccatttcgaagccaagaaacagaactacaacaatgtagaaggtcactcaatccagttcctaacacaactaggtcaaatatacgaaatactataccagaattcccaaaacaggtttgcaaaacgcagaaaactgtaatcggtatatctcagtccatacaagtccaaatgccgaaattccaaaggcataactTAGCTAaaacatccagctacatttcctcagaagacaccaacttcagaatccaaaccaattccagtcaaaacaggcaattactatcgcagttcggacattctgtgcaccaaaaacagcaacagtaaaaacggcataactcactctccactagtccaattgccctgaaattttgcaggcacactaaaatcatcaatacctacaactttcatgttttgagcaaagtccaattcggcctctaaccctatgatccaaaaccggacagaattgggaaaaaaatatgaaccctaacttttcattttccatccaaatccaaaattgattacattttcttatccaatacacctcatagagccattatcagccattaccattcatcatacaaggccacaacatcccattcatattaaaccagaaaaattcccaataaaataaaaaaattcaccaaaactcttcaaatcaagaaataaatcatatattccttcactcatgccaccattaagcataatataaccatcattaggtttaggggagaggttgtagcatcacttaccaagaaacaagggaaagagagattgtggacacctttgctcttcaaaacaacttcactacaacccttactagcactagaagataggattttatggagtggaatcttgtttattcggttgatttagatgatttgctagtagaaagcttgaagattgaagagttcttcttcttgcaaaagagtgagagagagccggccaaggagaaagaaaaatgaggaaattttgtgaatttttgatatttaatcctttggtcaaaaagtcaagaaagtgaatagtaattcttaaagtccaaccaatgagattgtgacacttgtcacactcattaaatgcattcctatctttcttttctctctcacatcaatcacttcacacacactacttatctcttaacacccgataaatttttcacagtatccgaaacttaaccttattggccgaatttttccgaactttttgcactagtgggtcccacgtccaatatagattcttaattttctaaaaattcaccaatgctagaaaaatcatcttaaaactataactgctcataaaatccactaagaaaatatttctactccagaaaatgcagaaaacatgcaattaaggggaaataaaccctaggaaaataattagggttttacgggttctcacacaaccTGATACTTCAAATGTGGGCCATGGAACATCTGTCAAAAAGAGCGCTAAATCCATTGGGATCATGCCTTCCAACAGCAAATTGGGTTGAGTCGCACCGAGAAAGGGTTAGAAAATACTATCGAATAGTGTCTCCGAGTTTGTTTATTCAGGAATTCAATGCTTTAACTTCGGATAAGATACAATGGGTTCTTGATTGGACGAAAGTAAGGGATCCAGCTTTCAAGACTACACAACTTGGCTTCATCCCGTTAGCGAGCACCAGTGGATTGATTATGTATGTGCCACAACGAGTTATGAGACAGTTTGGGTATCCGCAGCGAGTGTCGACCATACAAGGAGTGGGAAGCATCGAACTCAATACAATTGCTGAGTGCCGGAGTATGGTACTGGAATCTTGGGGGAATCTGTGTAGTTTGGACAACCTGCATTTGGACCAAGTGAATAAAGTAGAGCCTAAGATCATCCTGGAGTACAACGACTGGATCAAACCGATAGTGGAACAAGGAAGAGAAAGGGTACCGTTGGTCTCCGTTAGTCTCGAAGAGCAAaatgagaaattaaggaaagaatTGGAGGATCATCAGTTGCAGATCATGGTGGCCGATCAAGCATTGGAAGATGTCCGATCACAATTGAAGAAAGAGGCAAGAAAAACCGAGAAATTGGAAAAGGCAttgggtgcatttgataaaatccAATATGAGATTCGGAAACTTAGTATCGGGAGTTCTAGGGAATCCCAACACACTAAACTAGCTAGACATGAAGATTTTGTAAGAATGGTCAGTCGAACCATCAATGAGATTGTAAAGAAGGATTGAGTTTATCCATATTTAATGAGAATTCCTGCTTTTATATTCACTTACAGGTTCGAAATTGAGATTTTACCCCGAAGGTGTcacatcatgctaggcctacccttggcacaaaaagggtcccctaataggacatgcatccgaattttttggatatttactaactcttgtcttttttccttttctttgtacTTTTTGTTGGAAAAGCTAAGcaagggctaaatctaaaggcgattcctttcaaaattttcaggtaatatttaaacatagcttcccgtcgaagccccatcataacacgatcccgtagtcaagcccagaggaatcgtgtaaacatgagttcacaaccggaatcATCGGACAGGTCCGCTACTACAGCTCAGCCCGAAACCACAAATTTGGGGGTCCAGCTAACTGAAATGCTGGCTAAGTTTAGCGAGATGACGACCGAGATGGCCACCCAAAGGAAATTGATTGATCAGCTTATCAGTGGTGGTGTTCAACCCGAATCCACACCTGTCAGTCAACCGGAGCCAGAATCATTTGTCATACCCACGGCCCAGaccacttttactccacccttcatTATTCCACCGAAGAAACCTTCACCTATACCATCGCAAATTTGACATACACTTACCCGCCTAATCCTTCATTCTTTCCTACTCACGTGCAAggtccacaaccccaaatcacttcgaaTATATCCCCCGAGccgcataccttttatcacaccACTGCAGAGCCTTTCCTGCCAGACCACACTGTCCAAGCTAAACCAGAAGTAGGAGAATCTTCTGCTCCTGTGGATATGAAGCTGCTTAAGCGCCTGGACCGTTTTGACgaatttatgaggaaaagtcaagggttaaacaagcaaggagtgctggactatgatGAACTTTGTCTCTTcccaaatgtgcaattgcctgtgGGATTCAAGACCCcaaagtttaacaagtacgacGGAACTGGCAATCCCAAAACGCACCTCCTtctgtttgctaacaagttgggaaggCCCATAGATGACGAGAATCTGCCTCTAAGGCTGTTCCCGAAaggtctggagggggatgcactcgattggtattccaatctgaaacccgaagaagtaaagacctggcttgacttgtccaatgcttttgtgaggcagtacgagtataattacgagctggctccgacacgaaccacgttggaaggaacaaagagaaaaccctctgaggaccacaagacttatgccaatagatggaggaaaatagctgcaaaaatCGAGtcaccaatgactgaggacgaaattatccgcactttcattaaagcacatgatccgccgtactttgaagaaattttccgcatgactggatgctcgtttgccgctattgtcaacaagcttgaggagtacgatgactttgTAAGAGTTGGGAAGAtcgttaatgtctctgccctcaaatcgcaattggatgctttgcaaggacaaGGGAGCAGTGGGAAAAAGTCGCAATTttaaaagaaagagggggaagctGCCTTCATctgggatcaaaaccctacaCCAAGACCCAGATTTCAGCATAAACCAACATATTCACCACCTTATCCCTACTATCCAAGTCTTCACCCTGTCTACAATACCAATATCTCCCACCCCCGGCCTCGCCCAAATTACGCCAACCCGCCTACGGTCccttttcaaatatctcaaccaaatTTTCAACAAACTCGTCCACGTCCTACTTACAGTCCGAGGTTTCCCCCACCAAACAGACCCACCTATAACTATCCCCAACCTACTGACACCTACAATCAAAACAATACCCGAAcattcaccaacctaggcaggcctttggaccaattgtatgagcaattgaaggctGCCGGTAAAATAGGCATGATTCCCCCTCCATCTTATCCTTATGGCATGCcggctgggtacaatccacatgctatttgtgcttatcattcaggaGCACCTGGTCACTCCACTGCCAATTGCCGACTCCTcaagcataaaattcaagacatgtTAGAAGCAGGGGAAATCGTGATCAAGAAAAGAGAAGAGCGAGGACCGAATGTGAGCAAGAATCCCTTGCCGGAGCATGCCGATACTGTTGGAGTTATCATGGATAATGAGGAATTCGAAGAGCTTGTCCGAAACATGTCAAATGAGACAGAAGTGTTTGGGATAATGGATCAACCTTTTGTGACAGAGGAAGCATCGTATGAGGAAGACAAAAGGCCCTTCATTTTAGACCTAACCCCATCCGAAAGTGCGGCTTTAGAACCCGTGGTAATTGAATTCCCAGAACAAGTGCCAGTTTTAAGTTTACGACAAGTGCCGTGGAATTATAGTGAGCCCGTTTTGCAAATCGGGGGTAAACAAATTTTGAAGGAAGAAGTGTCTGCTGTTACGAGGTCAGGAAAGATTGCAAGTTCATCCACTGCCAGCACCCCAATCAAACTAAGCAACCATGAGCCAACTCCGAAACCCACAGTGACCGAAAGAGAAGCATGGGATTTTCTCAAGAGGCTTAAGAGAAGCGAATACAATGTGGCTGAACAGCTGAACAAAATGCCTGCCCAAATTTCCATCTTAGACTTGCTTTTCTCCTCCGACTTGCACAGGGATGCGTTACTTGAAGTTTTGACTCAGGCTCGGATTCCCAAGGATATTTCGATTGACAATTTCTCGCACATAGTCGGAAATGTATTGACTGCTAAGCAAATCACTTTTTCTGATGAAGAGCTGCCTGCGGAAGGAACTGGTCATAACAAAGCCTTATATGTAGCTGTGAGGTGCAATGGAAAAATGTTGCCTAAAGTACTGATCGATAATGGGTCTGCCCTTAATATTTGTCCTTGGAGCACGTTGGTGAAGTTAGGGTTGCAAGATGTCAAATTAAAATCCTCAGAGACCGTAGTTCGAGGATTCGATGGAGCCCAAAGGGAGTCCATAGGAGAAGTAAATTTGGTGGTCGAAATGGGGCCCGCTCAATTTCAGATAGCTTGCCAAGTTATGCACTTTCCCAGTGTCTATAATGTTTTACTCGGGCGGCCGTGGCTTCATAGCTCTGGTGCTGTGCCCTCTTCCTTGCATCAAGTAttgaaatttgtggtgaatgacCAGCTGATAACCATTTTTACTGAAGAAGATTGCTTTGTAATTGCCGATTCCGAGCCTGAGGAGGATGGTAACCGAAATGCTTCAGTGTCTTCTTACCGTACAGCTGATATTGTCTCCGTGAGTTGGATAACAAGTGAGGATTCAAAAGACGAAATGGTTTTGCCAGCAGCCAATGTTATGATGGCCAAGGAGATGATTCGTGGAGGATATGAATTTGATAAGGGATTGGGACGCAATCTACAAGGCATTCTGAAGCCCGTGGAACTCATCGAAAAGAAGGacctatttggtttgggattcCGTCCGACTGCCAGAGATATACAAGAGATGAAAGCACGCAAAAGGACAGGAAAAGAAGGCAAGCAAGGTGCTTTGGACATTCTGCCACTACGTTATACCTTTTCAAGGCCAGCTGGCATGATTACATCTGAGTTTAATCCAATTGACGAAGTGGAGACAAGCCTGATTCAGTTGTTTGTGGGAGCAATATCCGAAGATGGTCCATCAGAGGATGCAGAATTTCCAAACATCCCAGAAGGAGCTATACACAATTGGACTACCAAGTACCTCCCCGTACaaaaggagtttcggtaaattAAAAGGGGGTTGTCGTTTACTAAAGttcatgaaaactttttcttgcatatatAAATAGTtcaatgaaagcatcttttgcaattatGCTCTTAGCTTGTTTCTGttttgatttgaagttttatgaAAGTGCATAGCTTGTTTTATCATGTTGTTCGTTTACGTGTTTATTTGCTTATTGTCTCGAATttcttaattctttcagatggccaaaaataaaattatttgaccctttggatatcactgttctggaatctgatgatgacaatctctatatcactcacgacttggaaGTTATGGGGTCCGAAtttcaaagcgagagtgatagtgaggaagtatttgattctttttcaaaagatcttgaacaatatgaggagaaatccaaaccgAACCTAGAAGAAACAGAAGTTGTTAACATTGGCACTGGGACTGAGGTTAAGGAGATACAAATCATCATTCATTTGAACAAAAAGCAGAAAGAGGAGATGATCGAATTTTTGTCTATGTTTCAAGATGTGTTTGCATGGTCTTATGACGATATGACTGGCATTTCGACCGATGTAGTGGTGCACAGATTACCCACAAACCCAGCTTTTCCCCCAGTGAAGTAAAAACCCcgtaaattcaaaccagatatgagcctcaaaataaaagagcaaattgaaaagCAGCTTAAGACTAATATTATCATTGTATCCCATTACCCTGTTTGGCTCTCGAATCCAGTCCCTAttccaaagaaaaatggagaagtgCGAGTCTGTGTTGATTATAGGgaccttaataaagccagtcctaaagatgactTTCCTTTGCCAAATATCCATATCATTCTAGACAACACTGCCGgacatgaaattgaatcttttTGTGATTGTTTTGCTGGATATCATTAGATCTTAATGGCTGAGGAGGATAGAGAAAAGACTGCTTTTATCACCCCTTGGGGCATCTTTTGCTATCGAGTAATGCCGTTTGGTTTAAAGAATGCCGGAGCTACCTATCA
Encoded proteins:
- the LOC113782347 gene encoding uncharacterized protein LOC113782347, yielding MIPPPSYPYGMPAGYNPHAICAYHSGAPGHSTANCRLLKHKIQDMLEAGEIVIKKREERGPNVSKNPLPEHADTVGVIMDNEEFEELVRNMSNETEVFGIMDQPFVTEEASYEEDKRPFILDLTPSESAALEPVVIEFPEQVPVLSLRQVPWNYSEPVLQIGGKQILKEEVSAVTRSGKIASSSTASTPIKLSNHEPTPKPTVTEREAWDFLKRLKRSEYNVAEQLNKMPAQISILDLLFSSDLHRDALLEVLTQARIPKDISIDNFSHIVGNVLTAKQITFSDEELPAEGTGHNKALYVAVRCNGKMLPKVLIDNGSALNICPWSTLVKLGLQDVKLKSSETVVRGFDGAQRESIGEVNLVVEMGPAQFQIACQVMHFPSVYNVLLGRPWLHSSGAVPSSLHQVLKFVVNDQLITIFTEEDCFVIADSEPEEDGNRNASVSSYRTADIVSVSWITSEDSKDEMVLPAANVMMAKEMIRGGYEFDKGLGRNLQGILKPVELIEKKDLFGLGFRPTARDIQEMKARKRTGKEGKQGALDILPLRYTFSRPAGMITSEFNPIDEVETSLIQLFVGAISEDGPSEDAEFPNIPEGAIHNWTTKYLPVQKEFR